tgtacatatctacctcaaataccttattattatctatcctgatgcctagtcactttaccctgccttcatgtacatatctaccacaaataccttattattatctatcctgatgcctagtcactttaccctgccttcatgtacatatctacctcaaataccgtattattatctatcctgatgcctagtcactttaccctgccttcatgtacatatctacctcaaataccgtattattatctatcctgatgcctagtcactttaccctgccttcatgtatatatctacctcaaataccttattattatctatcctgatgtctagtcactttaccctgccttcatgtatatatctacctcaaataccgtattatgatatatcctgatgcctagtcactttaccctgccttcatgtacatatctacctcaaataccttattattatctatcctgatgcctagtcactttaccctgccttcatgtacatatctacctcaaataccttattattatctatcctgatgcctagtcactttaccctgccttcatgtacatatctacctcaaataccttattattatctatcctgatgcctagtcactttaccctgccttcatgtacatatctacctcaaataccttattattatctatcctgatgcctagtcactttaccctgccttcatgtacatatctacctcaaataccttattattatctatcctgatgcctagtcactttaccctgccttcatgtacatatctacctcaaataccttattattatctatcctgatgtctagtcactttaccctgccttcatgtacatatctacctcaaataccttattatgatctatcctgatgcctagtcactttaccctgccttcatgtatatatctacctcaaataccgtattatgatatatcctgatgcctagtcactttaccctgccttcatgtacatatctacctcaaataccttattattatctatcctgatgcctagtcactttaccctgccttcatgtacatatctacctcaataccttattattatctatcctgatgcctagtcactttaccctgccttcatgtacatatctacctcaaataccttattattatctatcctgatgcctagtcactttaccctgccttcatgtacatatctacctcaaataccttattattatctatcctgatgcctagtcactttaccctgccttcatgtacatatctacctcaaataccttattattatctatcctgatgcctagtcactttacctggccttcatgtacatatctacctcaaataccttattatgatctatcctgatgcctagtcactttaccctgccttcatgtacatatctacctcaaataccttattattatctatcctgatgcctagtcactttaccctgccttcatgtacatatctacctcaaataccttattattatctatcctgatgcctagtcacttcaccctgccttcatgtacatatctacctcaaataccttattattatctatcctgatgcctagtcacttcaccctgccttcatgtacatatctacctcaaataccttattatgatctatcctgatgcctagtcacttcaccctgccttcatgtacatatctacctcaaataccttattattatctgtcctgatgcctagtcactttaccctgccttcttgtacatatctacctcaaataccttattattatctatcctgatgcctagtcactttaccctgccttcatgtacatatctacctcaaataccttattattatctatcctgatgcctagtcactttaccctgccttcatgtacagatccacctcaaatacctcatacctctgcacaatgatctggtactggtacttcctgtatagtTCCACCCTGGGCACCGACATCAATCAATTCAATGCCTAGTTTtgttttacatttggttgagttgtcaactaacttgaattcaatgtgaaatcaacaaactatttcaccctgtcattggatttaggttaaaagttgggtgaaaaaagatGAAATGCaattatgttgatgactttttgctaaTTCAATTAGTTTTCCATgatgattcaatgtcatcacatatattttttgggttgaaatgacgtggaaacaacgttgattcaaaaCCAGTTTTGCCCACATTTTGGAtgattgtgtattttattcctcttgtgttcatatttttatttgtattatattTATGTAACTCTGCATAGTTGGGAAAGGCTACTAAGCAAGAATTTCACGGTTAAGTCTACATTCGTTatattcggcacgtgacaaatacacaTTTAATTAGATTTACCCCAGTGCGCTTTAAAGCTGCGGACGGTATTCCCCTCCTTGAAAGGAAATCCTGCACGGTTGTATTTGTCGTAAAGCATCTGCATGTGTTCCGTCATAGTATCCTGTAAAAGCAGGTCTTCCTTCTCTGAGCGGTCTTTGTTCCCACGGGGGGCACCTGAGTGCCCTGATTCACCTTTTCTTTTCAAACCAGTGAAATGATCTTTCAACATCGTGCAATATCCACCGAATAGATAGCTCCACCCGAGCAGCAGCAGTaactgcggacagagagccatgttCCCAGTGAGAATAGTGGTGGACACTTTCAGTCAGAAGAACTTGCTGGTCAAAATCTCCCACTCAGAGCGCGTGTCCCAGGTCCTCTTATCTGTGAAAATGGGTGGCATCACCTGGAGATTCGACCAGTGTTTTCAAAAAAAATAATCACCTGAAAAACTCGACCCTCACTAAaaggaagaaaaaaagaaagaaagaagaggtgTTAGAATAGAAGCGCTGTGCTCCTGCAGTGCGATCGCTCTCGGCGTGTCTGCCGTGAAGTTGACAAGTTATATCATAGctgttctactctctctctctctctctctctctctctctctctctctctctctctctctctcgctctctctcgctctctgctctctctctctctctgtctctctctctctctctctctctctctgtctctcactctctctctctctctctctctctctcgctctctctctctctctctctgtctctctctctctctctctctctctctctctctctctctctctctctctctctctctctctctctctctctctctctctctctctctctctctccccactggcTCTGTTTCCTTTTCCTATCTGAGATGAATACTAGCCCGATATATTACCAAGCACAACATGCTTCACCTTCAATGAAGGCTGAGAACGGGGACGATTGGCTGTCGATGCAGAGATCTGCCCAGATCTTAACAAAACCAAGAGCTGCTGCCCTCTTCAACGCTATTAACTATTACATCGAACTGGGACGAGGGAGTCCTTATTCACtcaaccgagagagagagagagagagagagagagagagagagagagagagagagagagagagagagagagagagagagagagagagagagagagagagagagagagagagagagagagagagagagagagagagagagagagagagagagagagagagagagagagagagagagagagacagagagagagagagagagagagagagagagagagagagagagagagagagagacagagtgagagagagagagagagagagagagagagagagagagagagagagggagagtgagagagagaggagagtgagagtgagagagagagaagagagtgagagagagagagagagagagagagagagagagagagagagagagagagagagagagagagagagagagagagagagagagagagagacagagagagagagagagagagagggagagggagagagagagagagagagagagagagagagagagagagagagagagagagagagagggagagagggagggagagagagggagagagagagagggagagagaaagagagagagagagagagagagagagagagatttcctcACTTGTTTCTATAATATAGTCAGtcaattatacatttacattttccttTTTTCATGAGCAATTCCATTATTTATCTAAATTCTCAAAAATCGTACTTTTTAAATATTCTAAGACAAATTTAAGTAACACATGGTTCTTCTAATAAAGTTATTTGGTTAATAGTAGCGTAggttattgtggtgttgaaacaGTCCTGGTAGTTGTGATACACCAACAGAGAGTGTCATCATGTCATCTCAACTGTCAACGTGTGAAACGTACTTCTGCAAAGCGCTGTGTGTCTGGGCGGCGCGCGGAGCTGAATGAAACGGCTTATTGTCGGGTATTAAAGGCTCTCTCCCCTATTTAggccagttcaatagagctaagcacacgCATCCTGTATATCACAGTGCAATCCGGATGCTGCAGTGCGACCTCTACACACCAGAGTCATGTAAGGGCTTTAGATGGGGCTACCCAGCCCACCCTGCACCCCTACCCATCCCCCCCTGCCCCCTACCCATCCCCCCCTGCCCCCTACCCATCCCCCCCTGCCCCCTACCCATCCCACCCTGCCCCCCCTACCCAGCCCACCCTGCCCCCTACCCAGCCCACCCTGCCCCCCTACCCAGCCCACCCTGCCCCCCTACCCATCCCCCTGCCCCCTACCCATCCCACCCTGCCCCCCTACCCAGCCCACCCTGCCCCCTACCCAGCCCACCCTGCCCCCTACCCATCCCCCTGCCCCCCTACCCAGCCCACCCTGCCCCCCTACCCAGCCCACCCTGCCCCCTACCCAGCCCCACCCTGCCCCCCTACCCATCCCCCCTGCCCCCTACCCATCCCCCCCTGCCCCCTACCCAGCCCACCCTGCCCCCTACCCAGCCCACCCTGCCCCCTACCCATCCCCCCTGCCCCCTACCCATCCCCCCTGCCCCCTACCCATCCCCCCTGCCCCCTACCCATCCCCCCTGCCCCCTACCCATCCCCCCTGCCCCCTACCCAtcccccctgccccctgcccccctACCCATTCCACCCTGCCCCCCTACCCATCCCACCCTGCCCCCCTACCCATCCCACCCTGCCCCCCTACCCAGCCCACCCTGCCCCTACCCATCCCACCCTGCCCCCCTACCCAGCCCACCCTGCCCCACTACCCATCCCACCCTGCCCCCTACCCATCCCACCCTGCCCCCCTACCCAGCCCacctgccccctgccccctacCCATCCAACCCTGCCCCCTAACCATCCCCCCTGCCCCCTACCCATCCCCCTGCCCCCTACCCATCCCCCCCTGCCCCCTACCCAGCCCACCCTGCCCCCTACCCATCCCCCCTGCCCCCTACCCATCCCCCCTGCCCCTACCCATCCAACCCCTGCCCCCTACCCATCCAACCCTGCCCCCTAACCATCCCCCTGCCCCCTACCCATCCCCCTGCCCCCTACCCATCCCCCCTGCCCCCTACCCATCCCCCCTGCCCCCTACCCATCCTCCTGTGATGTCACTGTGGTCTTGTTCTGGGTCACTCGGCAGGAACTGTTTATTTCCCTGTCCGTCAGTCCCATGCTGGACATCTGATGGTAATAatattagctctctctctctctgttaggaTACACATGCTCTCCATTCCAGATTAGAGAAATACCAGAGGTATTATTGTCATGgacttacagtggggggaaaaagtatttagtcagccaccaattgtgcaagttctcccacttaaaaagatgagagaggcctgtcatt
The sequence above is a segment of the Coregonus clupeaformis isolate EN_2021a chromosome 16, ASM2061545v1, whole genome shotgun sequence genome. Coding sequences within it:
- the LOC121584280 gene encoding vegetative cell wall protein gp1-like, coding for MLQCDLYTPESCKGFRWGYPAHPAPLPIPPCPLPIPPCPLPIPPCPLPIPPCPPYPAHPAPYPAHPAPLPSPPCPPTHPPAPYPSHPAPLPSPPCPLPSPPCPLPIPLPPYPAHPAPLPSPPCPLPSPTLPPYPSPLPPTHPPLPPTQPTLPPTQPTLPPTHPPCPLPIPPAPYPSPLPPTHPPCPLPIPPAPYPSPLPPAPLPIPPCPPTHPTLPPYPSHPAPLPSPPCPYPSHPAPLPSPPCPTTHPTLPPTHPTLPPYPAHLPPAPYPSNPAP